The Niastella koreensis GR20-10 genome includes a window with the following:
- a CDS encoding DUF4286 family protein, which yields MIVFNNTIKIDPFIEEAWLQWLIQEHIPEIMALGLFTEWKMFRLLEQDDTEGMTFVIQYFAPSLENYYQFTEEFAPALQRRSFDKWGDRFIAFRTIMEVVH from the coding sequence ATGATCGTATTCAACAACACCATTAAGATCGATCCGTTCATAGAGGAAGCGTGGTTACAGTGGCTGATTCAGGAACACATACCCGAGATAATGGCATTAGGATTGTTTACAGAATGGAAAATGTTCAGGTTGCTGGAGCAGGATGATACAGAAGGCATGACCTTTGTTATACAATATTTCGCTCCTTCATTGGAGAATTACTATCAGTTTACAGAGGAGTTTGCACCAGCCCTGCAAAGGAGATCTTTCGATAAATGGGGCGATCGTTTCATTGCATTCCGTACTATAATGGAGGTTGTGCACTGA
- a CDS encoding HU family DNA-binding protein: MNKAELIAKLADDSGITKTQANAALDSFIEAVTKTLKGGGKVTLVGFGTFSVSKRAARNGRNPQTGAVIKIKAKKVARFKAGKELQAKL; the protein is encoded by the coding sequence ATGAACAAAGCTGAATTAATTGCAAAACTTGCCGATGATTCAGGCATTACTAAGACACAGGCTAATGCTGCTCTCGATTCTTTTATTGAAGCAGTTACTAAGACCTTAAAAGGTGGTGGTAAAGTTACCCTGGTTGGTTTTGGTACATTCTCTGTATCAAAAAGAGCAGCTCGCAATGGTCGTAATCCGCAAACCGGTGCTGTGATTAAGATTAAAGCTAAAAAAGTTGCCCGTTTCAAAGCTGGTAAAGAATTGCAGGCTAAATTATAA
- a CDS encoding 30S ribosomal protein THX: MGRGDKKTKKGKTFKGSYGKSRPARVKKAVAADKKK, from the coding sequence ATGGGTAGAGGAGATAAAAAAACGAAAAAAGGTAAAACCTTTAAAGGTTCATACGGAAAAAGCCGCCCTGCGCGGGTAAAAAAGGCTGTTGCCGCTGATAAAAAGAAGTAG
- the pdxH gene encoding pyridoxamine 5'-phosphate oxidase: protein MSSTIADIRKDYKLQSLLEKDVNVNAIAQFNNWWQEAIHSEIDEVNAMTLATASADGIPAARIVLLKGFDDGGFVFFTNYESFKGMHLAENPRACLVFFWKELERQVRITGLVEKVSDVESDAYFNSRPEGSRIGAWASPQSQVIISREWLQEREKTYAKDFSGKPLKRPAHWGGYRVKPVTIEFWQGRPSRLHDRLQYTLEGNNEWKIERLAP, encoded by the coding sequence ATGTCATCTACTATTGCTGATATACGTAAAGATTATAAGTTACAATCATTACTGGAGAAAGATGTAAATGTGAATGCCATTGCCCAGTTCAACAACTGGTGGCAGGAAGCCATCCACAGCGAAATTGACGAAGTAAACGCCATGACGCTGGCCACCGCATCGGCAGACGGCATTCCTGCTGCACGTATTGTGCTGCTGAAAGGGTTCGATGACGGGGGGTTTGTGTTTTTTACCAATTATGAAAGCTTTAAAGGAATGCATCTGGCCGAAAACCCACGCGCATGCCTGGTATTTTTCTGGAAAGAACTGGAACGGCAGGTACGCATTACCGGACTGGTTGAAAAGGTAAGTGACGTGGAAAGCGATGCTTATTTTAACAGTCGCCCTGAAGGCAGCCGTATCGGGGCCTGGGCATCGCCGCAAAGCCAGGTGATTATAAGCCGGGAATGGCTGCAGGAAAGGGAGAAAACATACGCTAAGGATTTCTCTGGTAAACCGTTAAAAAGGCCGGCTCACTGGGGAGGTTACCGGGTAAAACCTGTTACCATCGAGTTCTGGCAGGGCCGTCCCAGCCGTTTGCACGACCGGTTGCAATATACCCTGGAAGGCAATAATGAGTGGAAAATAGAGCGTTTGGCGCCGTAA
- a CDS encoding RsiV family protein, with protein MRHIYILLFILGSVTTTLAQTSKPAPVVTRYYNFTGAIDKYPVTFHLYRVNDKFSGCYYYNSSEEAIDISGNINKDRFLELAHSDGEGNATEVLSGNFKDSTFSGTWSYKGKLLAFRVSTKNNNSGLAFDYIYTQGEKKLPKAEYGRAELNYEAAAVWPVAGSQHPAANLIKQLIAAEFDEKSSGEEIGMVMIKQKNEILNPVRKEDEAITYDLEKEVQVTYLSEKLLTLSASTYIDGGGAHPNHYTFYHCVDLIHNRKLTITDILDTVTCRAMLQALLEKKFRTVNHLGKEEKISDYLFSNIIPVGQNIMLTSKGIGFHYNPYEVGSYAQGDVYLYISYKELDSCLKPEFKQLMEMN; from the coding sequence ATGAGACACATATACATACTGTTATTTATACTTGGCAGTGTTACTACCACACTTGCCCAAACCAGTAAACCGGCCCCTGTTGTAACCCGTTATTACAATTTTACCGGCGCCATAGATAAATACCCGGTTACTTTTCACTTATACCGGGTCAATGATAAGTTCAGTGGCTGTTACTATTACAACAGCTCCGAAGAAGCCATCGACATCTCCGGCAATATAAATAAGGACCGTTTTTTAGAGCTTGCCCATAGCGATGGAGAAGGAAATGCAACCGAAGTTTTATCGGGAAACTTCAAAGACAGCACCTTTTCAGGTACCTGGTCGTATAAAGGCAAGCTACTGGCTTTTCGCGTTAGCACTAAAAACAACAACAGCGGGCTGGCCTTTGATTATATCTACACGCAAGGGGAGAAAAAGTTGCCTAAAGCAGAATATGGCCGTGCCGAATTGAACTATGAAGCGGCTGCGGTGTGGCCGGTCGCAGGTTCGCAACACCCGGCTGCCAACCTTATAAAGCAATTGATTGCCGCCGAATTTGATGAAAAAAGCAGCGGAGAGGAGATAGGGATGGTAATGATAAAACAGAAGAACGAAATACTGAACCCTGTTAGAAAAGAAGATGAGGCTATAACCTACGACCTGGAAAAAGAGGTGCAGGTAACCTACCTGAGCGAAAAACTGCTCACCCTGTCAGCCAGTACTTATATCGATGGTGGCGGAGCACACCCTAATCACTATACATTTTATCACTGTGTTGACCTTATTCACAACCGCAAGCTTACTATAACCGATATACTGGATACCGTAACCTGCCGGGCAATGTTACAAGCCCTGCTCGAAAAAAAGTTCCGCACAGTTAACCATTTAGGCAAAGAAGAAAAAATATCCGACTACCTGTTCTCCAACATCATTCCCGTTGGCCAGAATATTATGCTTACGTCAAAAGGCATAGGTTTTCATTACAATCCTTATGAAGTAGGCTCTTATGCACAGGGAGATGTGTATTTATATATTTCGTATAAGGAACTTGACAGTTGTTTAAAGCCGGAGTTTAAGCAGTTGATGGAGATGAATTAA
- the pyrH gene encoding UMP kinase — MLPKYKRILVKLSGESLMGDKSFGMDPAILAQYAHDIKELVELGVQVAIVIGGGNIYRGMNEAETGIERAHGDYMGMLATVINGMAMQAMLEKIGVFTRLQSAIKMEQIAEPYIRRRAIRHVEKGRVVIFGAGTGNPYFTTDTAGSLRAIEIQADVILKGTRVDGIYTADPEKDPTAKKFDTITFQECISKNLRVMDMTAFTLCMENKLPIIVFDMNKPGNLRRVACGEKVGTLVKG, encoded by the coding sequence ATGCTACCAAAGTACAAGCGCATTTTAGTAAAGCTTTCCGGTGAATCGTTAATGGGCGATAAGAGTTTTGGAATGGACCCCGCTATCCTGGCACAGTACGCACACGATATTAAAGAGTTGGTTGAACTGGGTGTTCAGGTGGCTATAGTAATTGGGGGTGGTAATATTTACCGGGGAATGAATGAGGCAGAAACAGGTATTGAACGCGCTCACGGCGATTATATGGGCATGCTGGCCACGGTTATCAATGGAATGGCAATGCAGGCCATGCTGGAGAAAATCGGGGTTTTTACGCGTTTGCAAAGCGCCATTAAAATGGAGCAGATCGCAGAACCCTACATCCGTCGCCGCGCCATCCGCCACGTTGAAAAAGGCAGAGTAGTGATCTTTGGCGCCGGAACCGGTAACCCATACTTCACTACCGATACCGCCGGCTCGTTGCGTGCTATTGAAATACAGGCCGATGTGATCCTGAAAGGCACCCGTGTTGATGGTATTTACACGGCTGACCCCGAAAAAGATCCCACTGCAAAGAAATTCGATACCATCACCTTCCAGGAATGTATCAGCAAAAACCTGCGGGTAATGGATATGACGGCATTTACACTGTGTATGGAAAATAAACTCCCCATCATTGTGTTTGACATGAACAAACCCGGAAACCTGCGCCGGGTGGCCTGTGGCGAAAAAGTAGGCACCCTGGTTAAAGGATAA
- the tsf gene encoding translation elongation factor Ts — translation MSGVAITAADINKLRQMTGAGMMDCRKALTETNGDFEAAIDWLRKKGAKVAALRGDREAKEGVVLAKTTADNKTGIAICLSCETDFVGKNSDFIAFAQSIIDAAVAGNVKSLDELNGISINGAKVADLVNDKLASIGEKIGITKFERVDADYVASYIHGANRIGVLVGMTKAAPEAGKDVAMQIAAMNPVAVDASSVSAATIERERAIVTEQIKADPKMAGKPDEMINKIAEGKLNAFFKESTLVNQAFVKDNAKTVGDYLKSVDGGLQVTEFKRVALG, via the coding sequence ATGTCAGGAGTTGCTATTACTGCCGCTGATATTAACAAGCTTCGCCAAATGACCGGCGCTGGCATGATGGATTGCCGCAAAGCATTGACAGAAACCAATGGCGATTTCGAAGCTGCTATTGACTGGCTTCGTAAAAAAGGCGCCAAGGTAGCTGCGCTGCGTGGCGATCGTGAGGCAAAAGAAGGTGTGGTGCTGGCTAAAACAACAGCCGATAATAAAACCGGTATCGCTATCTGCCTGAGCTGCGAAACCGACTTCGTTGGTAAAAACTCTGATTTCATCGCTTTTGCACAAAGCATCATCGATGCTGCTGTTGCCGGCAATGTAAAAAGCCTCGATGAACTGAATGGCATTTCTATCAATGGCGCTAAAGTTGCCGACCTGGTTAACGATAAACTGGCGAGCATTGGTGAAAAGATCGGTATCACTAAATTTGAGCGTGTTGATGCTGACTACGTAGCTTCATACATTCACGGTGCTAACCGTATAGGTGTACTGGTGGGTATGACTAAAGCTGCTCCGGAAGCCGGTAAAGACGTAGCTATGCAAATTGCTGCTATGAACCCCGTTGCTGTTGATGCAAGCTCAGTATCTGCTGCTACCATCGAGCGCGAGCGCGCTATTGTTACCGAGCAAATCAAAGCTGATCCTAAAATGGCCGGAAAGCCAGATGAGATGATCAACAAGATCGCAGAAGGTAAATTGAACGCATTCTTCAAAGAAAGCACCCTGGTAAACCAGGCTTTCGTAAAAGATAATGCTAAAACCGTTGGTGATTACCTGAAAAGTGTAGATGGTGGTTTACAGGTTACTGAATTCAAGCGTGTAGCTTTAGGATAA
- the rpsB gene encoding 30S ribosomal protein S2, translating to MENNTSLQQQLLDAGVHFGHLRKKWNPKMLPYIFAEKKGIHIIDLNKTTEHLTEAAAALKQIARSGKKIMFVGTKKQAKEIVTECARKVNMPFVTERWLGGMLTNFNTVRKSVKKMQSIDKMLTESTADVLTKKEKLTLGRDRDKMDKVLGGISQLGRVPAALFIIDIGHEHIALAEAKRLGITTFGMVDTNCDPNKVDFAIPANDDATKSIAIITQYITAAIAEGLAERQAAKDEDADEQTDDEKEKKAQRLLAEAEAEGGRGRGGNRGGGNNAGGGGGGRGHGGGGGHRGGGQNRGGGGGNRGGGNRGPGGGRR from the coding sequence ATGGAAAATAACACTTCATTGCAACAGCAGCTCCTGGATGCCGGTGTACACTTTGGTCACCTGCGTAAGAAGTGGAACCCAAAAATGTTGCCTTACATTTTTGCTGAAAAGAAAGGCATTCACATCATTGATCTGAATAAAACTACCGAACACCTCACAGAAGCAGCAGCTGCCTTAAAGCAGATTGCCCGCAGCGGTAAAAAGATCATGTTTGTAGGTACTAAGAAACAGGCTAAAGAAATTGTTACTGAGTGCGCACGTAAAGTAAACATGCCTTTCGTTACCGAGCGTTGGTTGGGTGGTATGTTAACCAACTTCAACACCGTTCGTAAGAGCGTTAAGAAAATGCAGAGCATTGACAAAATGCTGACTGAAAGCACTGCAGACGTTCTGACTAAAAAAGAGAAATTAACCCTCGGCCGCGACCGTGATAAAATGGATAAAGTACTGGGTGGTATCAGCCAACTGGGCCGTGTACCTGCAGCTTTGTTCATCATCGACATCGGTCACGAGCACATTGCGCTGGCTGAAGCCAAAAGACTGGGTATTACCACTTTTGGTATGGTTGATACCAACTGTGATCCTAATAAAGTTGACTTTGCGATCCCTGCAAACGACGACGCTACAAAGTCTATCGCAATCATCACTCAATATATCACTGCTGCTATAGCTGAAGGTCTTGCTGAAAGACAAGCGGCTAAAGACGAAGATGCTGACGAGCAAACAGACGACGAAAAAGAAAAGAAAGCTCAGCGCTTATTAGCTGAAGCTGAAGCTGAAGGTGGTCGTGGCCGTGGTGGAAACAGAGGCGGTGGTAACAATGCAGGTGGCGGCGGCGGTGGCCGTGGTCATGGCGGTGGCGGTGGTCATCGCGGTGGTGGCCAGAACCGTGGCGGTGGCGGCGGTAACCGTGGTGGCGGTAACCGTGGACCTGGCGGTGGCAGAAGATAG
- the rpsI gene encoding 30S ribosomal protein S9, with amino-acid sequence MEKQKNAVGRRKEAVTRVWLSRGTGKITVNDKDYKEYFSLVYLQNQVELPLKATQSLDKFDVKINAAGGGMKGQAEAAKLGIGRALLEVSADYRPALKAVGVLKRDPRSVERKKFGHKKARRSYQFSKR; translated from the coding sequence ATGGAAAAGCAAAAAAATGCCGTAGGTCGTCGTAAAGAAGCTGTGACACGAGTTTGGTTGTCACGTGGAACCGGTAAGATCACCGTTAACGATAAAGACTACAAAGAATATTTTTCACTGGTATATCTGCAAAACCAGGTAGAGCTGCCTTTAAAAGCAACTCAATCGTTGGATAAATTTGATGTAAAGATCAATGCTGCCGGTGGTGGTATGAAAGGTCAGGCTGAAGCTGCTAAACTGGGCATCGGTCGTGCTTTACTCGAAGTAAGCGCTGATTATCGTCCAGCATTAAAAGCGGTTGGTGTTCTGAAACGCGATCCGAGATCTGTTGAACGTAAGAAATTCGGTCACAAAAAAGCTCGTCGCAGCTACCAGTTCAGCAAACGTTAA
- the rplM gene encoding 50S ribosomal protein L13 translates to MSKLHFTTQHANAATVKRNWYVVDGTNQTVGRMCAKIAAILRGKNKPYYTPHVDCGDYIIVINADKVKFTGNKTEEKEYLTFSGYPGGQKAETARELLRRRPEVVVERAVKGMLPKNRLGRKMYKKLFVYAGDQHEHAAQKPQSLTF, encoded by the coding sequence ATGAGTAAACTACATTTCACTACCCAACATGCGAATGCGGCTACCGTAAAACGCAACTGGTATGTTGTAGACGGTACCAATCAAACCGTGGGACGCATGTGCGCGAAAATAGCAGCTATTCTTCGTGGTAAGAATAAGCCCTACTATACGCCACATGTTGATTGCGGAGACTACATTATCGTTATCAATGCGGACAAAGTAAAATTCACCGGTAACAAAACTGAAGAAAAAGAATACCTGACCTTCTCTGGTTACCCCGGTGGTCAAAAAGCTGAAACAGCCCGCGAACTGCTGCGCCGTCGTCCGGAAGTAGTGGTAGAAAGAGCGGTAAAAGGTATGTTGCCTAAGAATCGCCTTGGCCGCAAAATGTATAAGAAATTATTTGTGTATGCCGGCGACCAACACGAGCATGCTGCACAAAAACCTCAATCTTTAACTTTCTAA
- a CDS encoding vWA domain-containing protein: MPIKKKGPAILLFSITLFAAACAPSHQVGSFNASLYNNGPETGNIGNPNLAAVEENAFIKTSDSATSTFSIDADGASYALTRRMLNESGENNFKSLRTEEMVNYFTYDYENPTGDAPIAVNGEVSACPWNKEHKLIRIGIKGKSIAKEQYPLANFVLLIDVSGSMASDDKLALLKNGFINFVNQMRPEDRVAVVTYSGYFSLALESTPGTQKDKIIKAIKGLGAGGSTYGSGGIREAYEVAEKNFIPNGNNRVIMGTDGDFNVGITSTDELVKLVQEQREKGIFLTTLGVGNDNLNDAMMEKIANKGNGNYEYLDNHDELKKVFVDDYSKFLTVAKDVKVQVTFNKQIVKSYRLIGYENRVMENKNFENDQADAGEIGAGQTITAIYEIEPNGGANATTDPTFTIHFRYKRPEAATSIPLDLDIFDAGLDFASSSENMRFAASVAALGLYLRNSAYKGSMTLSQIKSWSAGAVSFDPNGYRERHLSLLERVK, encoded by the coding sequence ATGCCCATAAAGAAAAAAGGACCAGCCATTTTGCTGTTTTCTATCACCTTATTTGCCGCGGCCTGCGCTCCTTCACATCAGGTAGGTAGTTTTAATGCCTCACTTTATAACAATGGACCGGAAACCGGCAATATTGGCAACCCCAACCTGGCAGCAGTGGAGGAAAATGCCTTTATAAAAACCAGTGACTCTGCCACTTCAACATTTTCCATAGATGCCGATGGCGCTTCTTACGCCCTCACCAGAAGAATGCTAAACGAAAGCGGAGAGAATAATTTCAAAAGCCTTCGCACCGAAGAAATGGTAAACTATTTTACCTATGACTATGAAAATCCCACAGGAGATGCGCCTATTGCCGTTAATGGCGAAGTGAGCGCCTGCCCCTGGAATAAGGAACATAAACTCATTCGCATAGGCATAAAAGGAAAGTCAATTGCCAAAGAACAATACCCCCTTGCTAATTTTGTGTTGCTGATAGATGTGTCGGGGTCCATGGCATCGGACGATAAACTGGCGTTATTAAAAAACGGATTCATCAATTTCGTTAACCAAATGCGCCCCGAAGACCGTGTGGCCGTTGTTACCTACTCAGGTTATTTTTCCCTCGCGCTGGAATCTACCCCCGGCACTCAAAAAGATAAAATAATTAAGGCCATCAAAGGCCTGGGTGCAGGCGGAAGCACTTACGGTTCAGGCGGCATCAGGGAAGCTTACGAAGTAGCCGAAAAGAATTTTATACCCAATGGTAACAACCGGGTTATTATGGGCACCGATGGCGATTTCAATGTAGGCATTACTTCTACCGACGAGCTGGTAAAACTGGTGCAGGAACAACGCGAAAAGGGGATTTTTCTAACCACCCTGGGCGTTGGTAACGACAACCTGAATGATGCTATGATGGAAAAAATTGCCAACAAAGGAAACGGCAATTATGAATACCTCGACAATCACGATGAACTTAAAAAAGTATTTGTTGATGATTACAGCAAGTTTTTGACAGTAGCTAAAGATGTAAAAGTGCAGGTAACTTTCAATAAGCAGATTGTTAAAAGCTACCGGTTAATTGGTTACGAAAACCGCGTAATGGAAAATAAAAATTTCGAAAATGACCAGGCCGATGCCGGTGAAATCGGGGCCGGACAAACCATTACCGCCATCTATGAAATAGAACCTAACGGCGGTGCAAATGCCACTACCGATCCTACCTTTACTATCCATTTCCGTTATAAAAGACCCGAAGCGGCCACCAGCATTCCCCTCGATCTGGATATTTTTGATGCGGGGCTCGACTTTGCAAGCAGCAGCGAAAACATGCGCTTTGCAGCATCTGTGGCGGCATTGGGTTTGTACTTAAGAAACTCAGCTTATAAAGGAAGCATGACCCTTTCACAAATAAAAAGCTGGTCGGCCGGAGCCGTTAGCTTCGACCCAAATGGTTACCGCGAAAGACATTTGAGTTTGTTGGAGAGGG